A genomic region of Lagenorhynchus albirostris chromosome 18, mLagAlb1.1, whole genome shotgun sequence contains the following coding sequences:
- the KCNRG gene encoding potassium channel regulatory protein produces MSSQELVTLNVGGKIFTTRSSTLKQFPASRLTRMLDGRDQEFKMVGGQIFVDRDGVLFSFVLDFLRTHQLLLPTDFSDYLRLQREAVFYELDPLVDLLNQEHLLQPRPALVEVHFLSRNTQAFFRVFGSCSKTIEMLTGRITVFIEQPSAPTWSSNSFPPQMTLLPLPPQRPSYHDLVFQCGSDSTTDNQTGVRYVSIKPDNRKLANGTNVLGLLIDTLLMEGFHLVSTRTVSSEDKTECYSFERIKKPEALAMNKTLKPETTLMPEQSQKKK; encoded by the exons ATGAGTAGTCAGGAACTGGTCACTTTGAACGTGGGAGGGAAGATATTCACCACAAGGTCTTCAACCTTAAAGCAGTTTCCTGCCTCTCGGTTGACACGTATGTTAGATGGCAGAGACCAAGAATTCAAGATGGTTGGTGGCCAGATTTTTGTGGACAGAGATGGTGTTTTATTTAGTTTCGTCTTAGATTTTTTGAGAACTCACCAGCTTTTATTACCCACTGACTTTTCAGACTATCTCAGGCTTCAGAGGGAGGCTGTATTCTATGAACTTGATCCTCTGGTGGATCTCTTAAACCAAGAACACCTGCTACAGCCAAGACCTGCTCTTGTGGAGGTACATTTCCTAAGCCGAAACACTCAAGCTTTTTTTAGGGTGTTTGGCTCTTGCAGCAAAACAATTGAGATGTTAACTGGGAGAATTACAGTGTTTATAGAGCAACCTTCAGCACCGACCTGGAGTAGTAACTCCTTCCCTCCTCAGATGACCTTACTTCCACTGCCTCCACAAAGACCTTCTTACCATGACCTGGTTTTCCAGTGCGGCTCTGACAGCACAACTGATAACCAAACTGGAGTCAG GTATGTTTCTATAAAACCTGATAACCGAAAACTGGCCAACGGAACTAATGTCCTCGGCTTACTGATTGACACTTTATTAATGGAAGGCTTCCATCTGGTCAGCACCAGAACAGTATCCTCTGAAGACAAAACTGAATGCTATAGctttgaaaggataaaaaagCCTGAAGCTCTTGCCATGAACAAAACACTGAAACCAGAGACTACCCTCATGCCAGAgcaatctcagaaaaagaaatga